The nucleotide sequence GAAGCCTCGCTTCTTGCAGCTGAAAGCCACGAGCCGCTCGAAGTGGCAGGACTCGCAGCGTACGCGCAAAAAGCCGTGCTCGAGCCGCCCGCACTTCAGGTAGGCCTCGAACTCCCTCTCGACATACGCGGGCAAGACCTTGCCCTGCTCGGCCAGGGACGCAACGAATGCCGGGTAATGCTGCTCCACCAGCCGGTAGAGACGGGTTTCCTCGGGGCGGTGGCGCGCGTAGGCGAGTCCACCGGCAGCTTCCCTGCCGTGTGCTTGCATCGGCTGCGCGTCCTTGCGCTGCCAAGGGTTGCCTCAGTGTGGATCTGTGGCGTCTCCGCGTGCAAGCCACAGCCAGCCAGGTAGCTCTCCACATCGATGCCGACAAATCGACAGGAAAGCCGATTTGCCACGACCGCCAGGTCGCCCCGAAGGGGTGCGGCACACGGATGTGCCGCATGCACACCCGCCTCAGCCGTCGCGCCCACGTCATCGCCGCGTGCGGCTCGATCGCGGATCGCTCGGGCTTTGCAATGCCCCTGCCCGTCTTCCGGCCCCTGCCCGAGGGCGTTACCTCCGCACGCCAGCGGTGATTCGGCGCCAGCACACCGTGGTAACGGGTGTGGTTCACACGTGGCCTCGGCACCAGTGACCAGTTCGATCCGGTGCAGACGACCAAGACCTCCGTGCATGGTGCGATCAACATGCTCGGCCTGGCCAAGCGGCTCAAGGTGCCGATCCTCCAGGCCTCGACCTCCGAGGTCTATGGCGATCCCGAAGTCCATCCCCAGCACGAGTCCTACTGGGGGCGCGTCAACCCGGTCGGGCCGCGCAGTTGCTACGATGAAGGCAAGCGCTGCGCCGAAACCCTGTTCTTCGATTACCAGTCGAGGCGGTCCTCGGACGCGAGAAGCCGGATTTCGTGCAGGTCGACTATTCGCTCGACAACCGCAAGGCACACGAGCGCATCCTGCCGCTGGCGGCCGACGTGGGGGCGGGCGTGCTGACGGCCTTGCCGTTCGGTCGCGGCCGCCTGTTCCGAACCGTGCGCGGCAAGGAGATGCCGGATTGGGCGCGGGCCTTCGCTGGCAGCTGGGCCCAGTTCTTCCTCAAGTACCTGCTTGCTGATGTGCGGGTCACTGCGGTCATCCCGGGCACGTCCGATCCGGCGCACATGGCCGACAACCTGGGCGCTATGCGCGGCCGCCTGCCGGATACGCAGGAGCGCAAGCGAATGATCGATTTCGTCGGCAACCTGTAGCGGGTAGGGCGCGCCCGGCGCCCAACCACCGAGCGCAATGACGACGGGCATGAAGGCCAACCCAGGCGCCACCATGATCAGGGCGGTGCGCCAGGCCTTCCGCCCGCATGCCGGCCTCAGGAAGCACCGCAGACTTGGCAATCGCCTCCGCTGCCGACGCGCGCTTGGTCACGTGGGATGAGCGACTATCATATTGTGCAGTGCACAATCGCGGCCGCAATACCGGCGATCCGGAGTGCCGCGGAGCACAAATCCCCCACGCAGGAGATGAAACCGTTGGGTGAGTCAAAGATCACCTCGGTTGAAGGAACGGATCGAAGCATGCGCAACCTTACTTTCGACGAGATCCAGATCGGCCGCCCGTTCACCCTCTCGCGGACCCTGAGCCGGCCGGACATCGAAGCACTCGCCTTCGCGGCCGGCACGATCGACACCTTCGCGCTCGATGGCAACGGGCACGCTGGCGCCGAGTCGGTGCAGGCGGTCAGCGCGGCGACGCTGATCAATCACCTCGTGAATCGGCAGTTCCCGGGCGCCGGCAGCGTGCTCATCGGGCAAAGCTTCACCTTCAGCGGCGAACTGAAGACGGGCGACACGGTCGTCGCAACCCTGACGCCACTCGCCAAGGATGCTGCGCGCGGTGCGGTGACGATCGAATGCGCCGTCACCGACGCTGCCGGCAGCAGCGTGCTGGCCGGCCAGGTCATCGTGCTCGCGCCGAGCGTCGGCGCCGAACAGCCCGAGATCGCGCCGACCGAAGTGATCTTTCGCCGCACCGATGCGCTCGGTCGCCTGATCCGGCGTGCCGAGCAGGGCGCGCCGGTGTCGACCGCGATCGTCCACCCGTGCGACCGCGATTCGCTGCTCGGTGCGATCGAGGCCGCCCGGCGCGGCCTGATCGAGCCGGTGCTCGTCGGCCCGGAGGCAAAGATCCGCGCTGCCGCGGCGGACGCGGAAGTCGACCTCGCGCCGTACCGGATCGTCGGCGTCGAGCACAGCCACGCGGCGGCGGCGCGCGCGGTCGCGATGGCGCACAACGGCGAAGTAGCGGCGCTGATGAAGGGCAGCCTGCACACCGACGAGCTGATGGCCGCGGTGGTGGCGCGCGATGGTGGCCTGCGCACCGCGCGCCGCATCAGCCACGTGTACCTGATGGACGTGCCGTCCTATCCGCGCCTGCTGCTCGTGACAGACGCCGCGGTGAACGTCGCGCCGGATGTCCTCACCAAGGCCGATATCCTGCAAAACGCCTTCGACCTCGCGCACGCGATCGGCATCGACGAGCCGAAGGCGGCCGTGCTCGCGGCGGTCGAGACCGTCAATCCGGCGATGGCGGCGACGGTGGATGCGGCGATGCTGTGCAAGATGGTCGACCGCGGCCAGAAAGGATAAGCAGAATAAAGCCCCTGCCCGACCGAATCCAACTGTCCGGTACCGCCGTCCGGTACGGCTGACGCCCAGCGGCATGCGTGTGTCCTGCCCACGAATTGCCCGGATCCTCGACCGCACCGTAGGCAAACGCGGGCGATCCACTATTCGGAACGCCCTACGATCCGTCTTCACCGTGCTTGAACACAGCACCGCCCCTGCCGATCCCCCGATCGCAGCGTCCCTGCTCCCGATTCGCGCGCGCTCCGTGTGCGCCGCTCACGCACTCACCGGCGGCCCTGTCGACGGTGGGCCGAGTGAGGCAGTGTCACTCTCGGTCTTCCCCCGCACATGCTCGAGGATCCGCTCGATCAGCGCCGGCTCCTCGATGCAGGCGATGATCTTCACCGCCTGGCCGCAGCGCACGCAGCTCTCCACGTCGATGCCAAAGACCCGCTTCAGTCGTTGGGCCCAACTCATCGCCGCGTGCCGCTCGATGGCAGAGCGCTCGGGCTGCGCGGTTCCCTTTCCCTTCCTCCGGCCCCTGCCCGAGGGCGTCACCTCCGCACGCCAGCGGTGGTTCGGTGCCAGCACGCCGTGGTAGCGAGTCAAGTTGACGCGAGGGCGCGGCACCAATGCAGCAAGGCGGGCGATGAATCCAGAGGTTCGAAAACGACGTGCGTCGTCCCGTCGCGGTACGGCGTCTTGAGCAGGTACACCACCTTGCCCTGCGCATTCACCGTGAGCCGCTGCTCGGCCACCGCCGGGCGGGCGATGTAGCGGCACAGCCGCTCGCGCACCGTGCGCTGGTGTGCCTCGCAGCTCACGCCGGCGTGTAAGGAAAAGCCGTTCGCCTTCGCCACCCGCTCGTTGCGCGGTTCCTCGCCCGGAAACTGAGAAAACGGTGAGACAAAACCGATCCTTCGGTTTATCCCGAGGATCATTTCGTTTCTCGGCTATAACCCGGAGCCGCCGAACCCGACCACGACCGCCGAGCATCTCAAGTCGAAGAGACGGGCACTCGGGTGGAGTCAAAAGCAGGCTGCCCGGCACCTTGGAGTGGATCCCGATACTTGGTCAAACTGGGAGTGTGGTGGCGCGATCATGGCGTTGGCGCACCGACGACTAGTTGCCGCGCACCTTGGCCTGTCTGAAGGCGGCGTGTACGCAGCGATGAAGAAGCGTTGGAACTACTTGCACCGGAAATCCCGAACCGGAGAATACCTTCTCGTGACCCCGTGGCCGTGAGCAGTACGTTCGCCCCCGCAAGTATTGAACCGTCATCCATACGGCGGCCTTTTGCACGCACGCGTTCGAAGCTCCGTCTCATGCACCGGTAGAGCCAGAAGGAAGCCGCTCGGTACGTTGGGGTCGATCCCTGTACCTGGACGAACTGGGAATGTCGCGGCAACGACGCGTCGTCCCACCAGCAGACTCCCATTGCCATGTTCCTGACCAGATGAAACGTAGTTTGAACCCGTGAGACCAATCCGGGCGGCAGCGATTCCTATGGGTCATTTGTAGGAGTGGTGGGAGCATCAGGACTTGAGCCAGGCGAGCGACGGTGACCGACCGTCGGCGGGTCAACTTACCGAGAGTCCTGTATTTGAACTGCGATTCGTCTCCGTCGCCGCGAGCACTTGGCGCGTCATGTCAATGTTTATGGCTTGACGTGTCAAGCGGAGCAGCGGGCTCGATCCTTAGCATTGCGCCAGAGTTGCTACGGGAATCATCCAATGGCGTGCAAGCGAGAAACCAGTT is from Gammaproteobacteria bacterium and encodes:
- a CDS encoding aldo/keto reductase encodes the protein MQVDYSLDNRKAHERILPLAADVGAGVLTALPFGRGRLFRTVRGKEMPDWARAFAGSWAQFFLKYLLADVRVTAVIPGTSDPAHMADNLGAMRGRLPDTQERKRMIDFVGNL
- a CDS encoding helix-turn-helix transcriptional regulator, with the protein product MLRFIPRIISFLGYNPEPPNPTTTAEHLKSKRRALGWSQKQAARHLGVDPDTWSNWECGGAIMALAHRRLVAAHLGLSEGGVYAAMKKRWNYLHRKSRTGEYLLVTPWP
- a CDS encoding bifunctional enoyl-CoA hydratase/phosphate acetyltransferase; translated protein: MRNLTFDEIQIGRPFTLSRTLSRPDIEALAFAAGTIDTFALDGNGHAGAESVQAVSAATLINHLVNRQFPGAGSVLIGQSFTFSGELKTGDTVVATLTPLAKDAARGAVTIECAVTDAAGSSVLAGQVIVLAPSVGAEQPEIAPTEVIFRRTDALGRLIRRAEQGAPVSTAIVHPCDRDSLLGAIEAARRGLIEPVLVGPEAKIRAAAADAEVDLAPYRIVGVEHSHAAAARAVAMAHNGEVAALMKGSLHTDELMAAVVARDGGLRTARRISHVYLMDVPSYPRLLLVTDAAVNVAPDVLTKADILQNAFDLAHAIGIDEPKAAVLAAVETVNPAMAATVDAAMLCKMVDRGQKG
- a CDS encoding transposase; the protein is MPLHRPPGGGRAAAHGECAGQGGVPAQDAVPRRDDARRFRTSGFIARLAALVPRPRVNLTRYHGVLAPNHRWRAEVTPSGRGRRKGKGTAQPERSAIERHAAMSWAQRLKRVFGIDVESCVRCGQAVKIIACIEEPALIERILEHVRGKTESDTASLGPPSTGPPVSA